A genomic segment from Triticum dicoccoides isolate Atlit2015 ecotype Zavitan chromosome 1A, WEW_v2.0, whole genome shotgun sequence encodes:
- the LOC119272361 gene encoding probable glutathione S-transferase GSTU6 gives MAAEGGLKLLGLTVSPFVIRVRMALQMKGVGYEYVEQDLFTKGELLRKSNPVHMKVPVLIHDGRPVCESLAIVQYVDEAWAAAGPSILPADPYDRAAARFWAAYADSKLLPAWVGIMWAETEEERAEKVGDTLAAIGQLEEAFGTCSNGKAFFAGDSVGYLDLVVGSQLLWFEVLRKMFGVVVVEVGRAPLLAAWVERFGETDTAKEVVPDVDTAVEYLKKLQSRRAGSTVAQLLS, from the exons ATGGCAGCCGAAGGAGGTCTGAAGCTGCTCGGCTTGACGGTGAGCCCGTTCGTGATCCGTGTACGCATGGCGCTGCAGATGAAAGGCGTCGGCTACGAGTACGTGGAGCAGGACCTGTTCACCAAGGGCGAGCTCCTCCGCAAGTCCAACCCGGTGCACATGAAGGTCCCGGTGCTCATCCACGACGGCAGACCCGTCTGCGAGTCGCTGGCCATCGTGCAGTACGTCGACGAGGCCTGGGCGGCCGCGGGCCCCTCGATCCTCCCCGCCGACCCCTACGACCGCGCCGCCGCTCGCTTCTGGGCCGCCTACGCCGACAGCAAG CTCTTGCCGGCGTGGGTAGGCATCATGTGGGCGGAgacggaggaggagagggcggAGAAGGTCGGCGACACGCTCGCGGCTATCGGCCAGTTGGAGGAGGCGTTCGGGACGTGCTCGAACGGTAAGGCCTTCTTCGCCGGCGACTCCGTCGGGTACCTAGATCTCGTCGTCGGCTCGCAGTTGCTCTGGTTCGAGGTGCTGCGGAAGATGTTCGGCGTCGTGGTCGTTGAGGTCGGCAGGGCTCCGCTCTTGGCCGCGTGGGTGGAGCGGTTTGGGGAGACTGATACGGCCAAGGAGGTGGTGCCGGACGTTGACACGGCGGTGGAGTACCTCAAGAAGCTTCAGTCTCGCCGGGCTGGTTCCACGGTTGCCCAGCTGCTGTCGTGA
- the LOC119272350 gene encoding probable glutathione S-transferase GSTU6, whose amino-acid sequence MAAQGDLKLLGLSVSPFVVRVRMALHMKGLSYEYIKQDLFNKSELLLKSNPVEKKVPVLIHDGKTVLDSSVIVQYIDEVWAAMGPSILPVDPYERATARFWAAYVDDKLFSAYVGVNKAVTEVERMEKVSETLAVLEQLEEAFAKHSNGKGFFAGDSIGYLDLAVGCHLHWLKAQCKMFGVVFLDAGKTPLLATWAKRFTETDAAKEVVPDTDVVMEYAKKRQAYRVAVAAAAASAK is encoded by the exons ATGGCAGCTCAAGGAGACCTGAAGTTGCTAGGCTTGTCGGTGAGCCCATTCGTAGTTCGTGTTCGCATGGCGCTCCACATGAAGGGCTTGAGCTACGAGTATATCAAACAGGACCTCTTCAACAAGAGTGAGCTCCTCCTCAAGTCCAACCCGGTGGAGAAGAAGGTGCCCGTACTCATCCACGATGGCAAGACCGTACTCGATTCTTCGGTCATCGTGCAGTACATCGACGAAGTCTGGGCCGCCATGGGGCCGTCGATCCTCCCTGTCGACCCCTACGAGCGCGCCACCGCCCGCTTCTGGGCCGCCTACGTCGACGACAAA CTATTCTCCGCTTATGTCGGTGTTAATAAAGcagtgacggaggtggagaggatgGAGAAGGTTAGCGAGACGCTTGCGGTGCTAGAGCAACTTGAGGAGGCATTTGCCAAGCATTCCAACGGAAAGGGCTTCTTCGCCGGGGACTCCATCGGGTACCTTGACCTCGCAGTAGGATGCCACTTGCACTGGCTCAAGGCGCAGTGTAAGATGTTCGGCGTGGTGTTCCTCGACGCCGGCAAGACTCCGCTCTTAGCGACCTGGGCGAAACGGTTCACTGAGACCGATGCGGCGAAGGAGGTGGTACCTGACACAGACGTGGTGATGGAGTATGCTAAGAAGCGCCAGGCTTATCGTGTTGCTGTTGCTGCGGCGGCAGCGAGTGCCAAGTGA
- the LOC119272339 gene encoding probable glutathione S-transferase GSTU6, with the protein MANGGDELKLLGMWASPYVVRVQLALHLKGVSYEYVEEDLASKSELFLRSNPVHKTVPILIHNGKPVCESQVILQYIDEAFAGVGPPLLPADPYERAVARFWAAYVEDKLLAPWGKVFRVKTDEERAEWTRQTAAALGPLEDGLRECSKGKGFFGGDCVGYVDVLLGSMVPWVRATERLSGDKLIDAGKAPLLAAWMERISELDAAKAVFQDVDRVVEYAGAIQARLSAAAAASTQ; encoded by the coding sequence ATGGCCAACGGAGGAGACGAGCTGAAGCTGCTGGGCATGTGGGCGAGCCCATACGTGGTCAGGGTGCAGCTCGCGCTCCACCTCAAGGGCGTGAGCTACGAGTACGTCGAGGAGGACCTCGCCAGCAAGAGCGAGCTCTTCCTCCGCTCCAACCCGGTGCACAAGACAGTCCCGATCCTCATCCACAACGGCAAGCCCGTCTGCGAGTCCCAGGTCATCCTCCAGTACATCGACGAGGCCTTCGCCGGCGTCGGCCCGCCCCTCCTCCCCGCTGACCCCTACGAGCGCGCCGTCGCGCGATTCTGGGCCGCCTACGTCGAGGACAAGCTGCTGGCGCCGTGGGGGAAGGTGTTCAGGGTGAAGACCGACGAGGAGAGGGCCGAGTGGACGAGGCagacggcggcggcgctgggtcCTCTGGAGGATGGCCTCAGGGAGTGCTCCAAGGGGAAGGGCTTCTTCGGCGGCGACTGCGTCGGGTACGTTGACGTCCTGCTCGGCAGCATGGTGCCGTGGGTGCGCGCCACCGAGAGGCTCTCCGGCGACAAGTTAATAGACGCCGGCAAGGCCCCGCTGCTGGCGGCATGGATGGAGCGCATTAGCGAGCTCGACGCCGCCAAGGCGGTCTTCCAGGACGTCGACAGGGTGGTTGAGTACGCCGGGGCAATACAGGCCCGGCTTTCCGCCGCGGCTGCTGCAAGCACCCAATAA